From a single Sinomonas atrocyanea genomic region:
- the msrB gene encoding peptide-methionine (R)-S-oxide reductase MsrB: protein MDTTSTPTPDPGRAPAALTEDEWRARLTDEEYRVLRQAGTERAYTGEYWDTHTQGSYRCRACGAELFTSRTKFDSHCGWPSFWAPLAEDAVVYLHDRTLGMDRIEVRCASCNSHLGHVFEGEGYGTPTDQRFCINSISLTLVPDGD from the coding sequence ATGGACACCACCTCCACCCCCACCCCTGATCCAGGCCGGGCGCCTGCTGCCCTCACCGAGGACGAGTGGCGCGCCCGCCTCACTGACGAGGAGTACCGCGTCCTGAGGCAGGCGGGCACCGAGCGCGCCTACACCGGGGAGTACTGGGACACCCATACGCAGGGGTCGTACCGGTGCCGGGCCTGCGGCGCCGAGCTCTTCACCAGCAGGACGAAGTTCGACTCCCACTGCGGCTGGCCCTCCTTCTGGGCGCCCCTCGCCGAGGACGCGGTCGTGTACCTGCACGACCGCACTCTGGGCATGGACCGCATCGAGGTCCGGTGCGCCTCCTGCAACTCCCACCTCGGCCACGTGTTCGAGGGCGAGGGCTACGGCACGCCAACCGACCAGCGCTTCTGCATCAACTCCATCTCCCTGACCCTCGTGCCCGACGGGGACTGA
- a CDS encoding alpha/beta hydrolase family protein — protein MPARAAHAPSSESESEPLPRAVWALAGAGAALGLASAAAASSSALATYFARRIVTPERTKTEDQEVLAVQGEGSSRRVILRATSETRAEGEYSLFFDGGAGHVRLGAPIDYAPEETTVTRPVLAEYSGDITKAVRARWSGYVYGSPADLGLAYEDVILPLDVGRGPAWYVPAPGATWAILVHGRGATRGEGLRALPTVQALGMPALLISYRNDGEAPAAPDGRYGLGMTEWRDVEIAIQYALDAGARDVVLFGWSMGGAISLLAADSSLLREHVRALVLDAPVVDWVDVLAYQARLNRIPSRVGRLGQLLLGRSWGRRLTGLAAPLDFKAMDWVTRAVELRTPTLILHSVDDDFVPVGPSLELAKRNPEMVTLETFRHARHTKEWNVDPERWMSVVSAWLSDVLAPRRAPGGAA, from the coding sequence ATGCCCGCCCGAGCCGCCCACGCGCCGTCGTCCGAGTCCGAGTCCGAGCCGCTGCCCCGCGCCGTGTGGGCCCTCGCAGGGGCCGGGGCGGCCCTGGGGCTCGCCTCGGCGGCCGCAGCGTCGAGCTCGGCGCTCGCGACGTACTTCGCCCGGCGCATCGTCACCCCGGAACGGACCAAGACCGAGGACCAGGAGGTCCTCGCCGTCCAGGGCGAGGGCTCCTCCCGGCGGGTGATCCTCCGGGCGACCTCCGAGACACGGGCCGAGGGGGAGTACAGCCTCTTCTTCGACGGCGGCGCCGGGCACGTGCGCCTGGGCGCGCCCATCGACTATGCGCCCGAGGAGACGACGGTGACGCGGCCGGTCCTGGCCGAATACTCCGGAGACATCACCAAGGCGGTCCGGGCGCGCTGGAGCGGCTACGTCTACGGCTCGCCCGCGGACCTCGGCCTCGCGTACGAGGACGTGATACTGCCGCTCGACGTCGGCCGCGGCCCCGCCTGGTACGTCCCCGCGCCGGGGGCGACGTGGGCGATCCTTGTCCATGGCCGGGGGGCGACTCGCGGCGAAGGGCTGCGTGCGCTCCCCACCGTCCAGGCACTGGGCATGCCGGCGCTGCTGATCTCCTACCGCAACGACGGGGAGGCGCCCGCCGCTCCGGACGGGCGCTACGGGCTCGGCATGACCGAGTGGCGCGACGTCGAGATTGCCATCCAGTACGCCCTCGACGCGGGCGCCCGCGACGTCGTCCTCTTCGGCTGGTCCATGGGCGGGGCGATCAGCCTGCTCGCCGCCGACTCATCCCTGCTGCGTGAGCACGTGCGCGCGCTCGTGCTCGACGCGCCCGTCGTCGACTGGGTGGACGTGCTCGCCTACCAGGCCCGGCTCAACCGCATCCCCTCCCGGGTGGGACGCCTGGGCCAGCTGCTCCTCGGACGCTCCTGGGGACGGCGCCTGACGGGCCTGGCCGCGCCGCTGGACTTCAAGGCGATGGACTGGGTGACCCGTGCCGTCGAGCTGCGCACCCCGACCCTGATCCTGCACAGCGTGGACGACGACTTCGTCCCGGTCGGGCCCTCGCTCGAGCTCGCGAAGCGCAACCCCGAGATGGTCACGCTCGAGACGTTCCGGCACGCGCGCCACACGAAGGAATGGAATGTCGATCCTGAGCGGTGGATGTCCGTGGTGAGCGCCTGGCTCTCCGATGTGCTCGCCCCCCGCCGGGCGCCGGGCGGCGCCGCCTGA